The nucleotide sequence GCTGACGGGCCAGCGCGGCCCCTCCGTATCCGCCGCCGACGATCGCGACCGTGCTGCCCATAAGTTGCGCTCCTTGTGCTGTACCGCCTGGAGCCCACTGGAGGGAACGGGGCTCCGCCGACTTTCGCGGAGCCTAACGGGCCGCTCAGGTAAAATGCAATCTGCATGGCAATTTAGCCGCGAGCCGCCGGCTACAAGCCAGAAGTGACGAGGTGTCGCATGCCCAAGGCGTATGTCTACGACCGTTTCGGTGGCCCCGAGGTGGAGCACTTCACCGATCTCCCGCAACCGGTCCCCGGACCTGGCCAGTTGCTGATAGCCGTGCGCGCCGCCGGCGTCAACCCGGTGGACTGGAAGCGCCGTTCGGGCCGCAGACCGGCCGGGGCGCCCGTGGTGGAGCTGCCCGCCGTGATGGGCGGCGAGGCGGCGGGCGAGGTGGTCGCGCTCGGTCCCGGCACAACCGGCTTCGCGGTGGGGGACGCGGTCCTCGGCGGCCCGCTGACCGGCGGGTACGCGCAGTACACACTGCTGCCTGCGGCGGCGACGGTGCGCAAGCCCCCGGAGGTCTCCTGGACCGACGCGGCCGCGCTGCCGATCGCCGCCGCCACCGGTTACGGCGCCGTGCGCCAACTCGGCCTGCCGGAGGGGGCGACGCTGCTGGTGACCGGTGCCGGGGGAGGGGTCGGGGTGGCGGCGGCCCAGGTGGCGGTGGGTCTCGGGCTGACCGTGGTGGGTGCGGCGGCCCCGGCCAAGCGGGAGTTCACCGAATCGCTCGGCGTCCGGTTCGTCGCGTCGGGCCCCGGCCTCACCGCGCGGGTGCGGGCAGCGGCGCCCGACGGCGTGGACGGCGTCCTCGACCTGGTCGGGGGCGAAGTGCTGCGCGAGGTGGCCGAGATGCTGAAGGACCGTACGAAACTGGTGAGCGGCGCCGACCGGGAGGCGGTCGCCGCGCTGGGCGGCGCACCGGTCGGGCCGGTGCGGGACCCCGCGATCCTGGGCGCCGTCGTGGAACTGGTCCGTACCGGCGCCCTGGATCCGAGGGTGACCCGGGTGGTCCCGTTCGAGCAGGCCGCGCAGGCGGTCCGGGCCGTGGAGGGCGGACACAGCCAGGGCAAGACCGTCCTGGAGATGCCGCCCCTGGACTGACCGGCGGGCCGCGCTCCCGCGCGAAGGGCCGTACCGCGCCGGGCGAGGCGCCGTACCGCGTCGGGCAGGCGGGCCGTACAGCGTCGGGCAGGCGGTCGTACTGCGCCGAGTATTGCCGTACGCCCGGAAAGTGAAGTACAACGTGCACGGTAAATTGGCCTGCGCGCCACCTGAACCTGGAGGCTTCCCCTGAACACCACATCGACGGCCCCCGCCGAGCCCGACGCGGACACGGCGTCGGGCGCCACCGGCGCGGGCCGCCGCGGCGGCAGGGCCGGGAAGCGCCGGGCCATC is from Streptomyces sp. NBC_00370 and encodes:
- a CDS encoding NADP-dependent oxidoreductase; the protein is MPKAYVYDRFGGPEVEHFTDLPQPVPGPGQLLIAVRAAGVNPVDWKRRSGRRPAGAPVVELPAVMGGEAAGEVVALGPGTTGFAVGDAVLGGPLTGGYAQYTLLPAAATVRKPPEVSWTDAAALPIAAATGYGAVRQLGLPEGATLLVTGAGGGVGVAAAQVAVGLGLTVVGAAAPAKREFTESLGVRFVASGPGLTARVRAAAPDGVDGVLDLVGGEVLREVAEMLKDRTKLVSGADREAVAALGGAPVGPVRDPAILGAVVELVRTGALDPRVTRVVPFEQAAQAVRAVEGGHSQGKTVLEMPPLD